The following coding sequences lie in one Helicoverpa armigera isolate CAAS_96S chromosome 8, ASM3070526v1, whole genome shotgun sequence genomic window:
- the LOC110374913 gene encoding 5-hydroxytryptamine receptor gives MNATHLPGFNDTSQDQPYPTSSEWFDGSNCSWVDAVSWGCNVTLNGTSSNATSTDVTSFVLMAVTSVVLALIILATIVGNVFVIAAIIIERNLQNVANYLVASLAVADLMVACLVMPLGAVYEVSQGWILGPELCDMWTSSDVLCSSASILHLVAIATDRYWAVTDVDYIHIRNEKRIFTMIVLVWGAALVVSLAPQLGWKDPDYLARITQQQKCLVSQDLAYQIFATMSTFYVPLAVILILYWKIFQTARRRIRRRREPPPPRPTSADGATPSGRPVQSARDRRFVKKRFLNLKKCNQRTRAETLAAALLLTEGQSTSTVDTLDEEPRTTAFTINEKVAPSVSPEKSSSTVTNGSKPERAIVPAPTHREKKESLEAKRERKAAKTLAIITGAFVFCWLPFFIMALVMPICQTCVISDYLASFFLWLGYFNSTLNPVIYTIFSPDFRQAFARILFGTHRRGRNKKF, from the exons AAGACCAACCATACCCAACATCCTCGGAATGGTTCGACGGCAGCAACTGTTCGTGGGTGGACGCGGTGTCGTGGGGCTGCAACGTGACCCTCAACGGCACCAGCAGCAATGCCACCAGCACTGACGTCACGTCGTTCGTCCTCATGGCTGTGACCTCCGTGGTGCTAGCTCTTATCATTCTTGCTACTATTGTAG GTAATGTGTTCGTGATAGCAGCTATAATAATTGAGCGCAATCTGCAGAACGTGGCCAACTATCTGGTGGCTTCGCTGGCGGTCGCTGATCTCATGGTCGCCTGTCTTGTTATGCCGCTCGGAGCCGTTTATGAG gTCAGTCAAGGCTGGATCTTGGGCCCCGAGCTGTGCGATATGTGGACCTCCAGTGACGTGCTCTGCAGTTCTGCGTCAATCCTTCATCTTGTTGCTATCGCTACTGACAG ATACTGGGCTGTGACAGACGTAGACTACATACACATACGCAACGAGAAGCGTATATTCACGATGATCGTGCTGGTGTGGGGGGCGGCGCTGGTCGTCTCCCTGGCGCCGCAGCTCGGCTGGAAGGACCCCGACTACCTCGCCCGCATCACGCAGCAGCAAAAGTGCCTCGTTAGCCAAGACCTCGCCTACCAAATCTTCGCGACCATGTCGACCTTCTACGTACCCCTCGCAGTCATCCTCATCTTATACTGGAAGATCTTCCAAACTGCAAGGAGACGTATCAGGAGAAGGCGAGAACCACCTCCTCCGCGGCCCACGTCGGCTGACGGCGCCACCCCATCAGGACGGCCGGTCCAATCCGCGAGAGACCGACGGTTCGTCAAGAAACGGTTCCTGAACCTTAAGAAGTGCAACCAGCGGACTCGCGCCGAGACGCTGGCCGCAGCGTTGTTGTTGACTGAAGGACAGAGCACCTCCACTGTTGATACGTTGGACGAGGAGCCGAGGACCACAGCGTTCACGATCAACGAGAAGGTGGCGCCTTCAGTATCCCCAGAAAAGTCTTCCTCGACAGTTACTAACGGCTCGAAGCCCGAGCGAGCCATCGTCCCCGCTCCCACACACAGAGAGAAGAAAGAGTCTCTCGAGGCAAAGAGAGAGAGAAAAGCGGCGAAGACGCTCGCGATTATCACAGGAGCATTCGTGTTCTGCTGGCTTCCATTCTTCATAATGGCGTTGGTGATGCCTATCTGCCAAACGTGTGTTATCAGTGATTACTTAGCGAGTTTTTTCTTGTGGCTAGGATACTTCAACTCGACCCTGAACCCTGTAATATACACCATCTTCAGCCCCGACTTCCGTCAGGCGTTCGCGCGCATCCTCTTCGGCACGCACCGGCGAGGCCGGAATAAAAAGTTCTAA